In Poecilia reticulata strain Guanapo linkage group LG17, Guppy_female_1.0+MT, whole genome shotgun sequence, the following proteins share a genomic window:
- the LOC103479516 gene encoding zinc finger and SCAN domain-containing protein 21-like, whose protein sequence is MANSSSSNSNNNNCVAFQSKLTSIMEMLAKAAVLEISKLWEEGFAVVQVELLRRESEIKALNRKLMSMENERLTALSQAAKSSSLPRREQQHNLSPPAGEGLSVESVQTLPSDQSVQDKADSSGNNEALLPVQMEEKENAAKQRKSDLCESVDRDDEESVVKLEEDDDVEIVEQEVDLNPRSSTVGHHERLQRCAEAAPEQETQHWVSVLVGDSDTEDDSDCFFEPNHLSHNLDSEILLIQNSLDIFDNSAEAAHSDRLARDSRTLQGASSKSSAPLTFSQSQPSQQTSHHAERETAVGFFLEKQWRTKNASAFNPDRSPFALNEPELHKAAASRRIKEKWYICPFCGKSFDRVSHLQIHQRIHTGEKPYTCEMCGKSFSQRSNLRTHQRTHKEALS, encoded by the exons ATggctaacagcagcagcagcaacagcaacaacaacaactgtgtGGCTTTCCAGAGCAAGCTAACCTCCATAATGGAGATGCTGGCTAAAGCGGCCGTTTTGGAAATCAGCAAGCTGTGGGAGGAGGGTTTCGCTGTGGTTCAGGTGGAGCTTCTTCGGAGAGAGAGCGAAATTAAAGCCCTGAACAGAAAGCTGATGTCAATGGAAAACGAGCGTTTAACGGCTCTTTCTCAAGCAGCAAAGTCCTCATCTTTACCAAGAAGAGAGCAGCAACATAATCTGTCGCCACCTGCCGGCGAAG gGCTTTCAGTAGAATCAGTGCAGACACTGCCTTCAGATCAGAGCGTTCAGGATAAAGCAGACTCTTCAGGGAATAATgaagctctgcttcctgttcagatggaagaaaaggaaaatgctgCAAAGCAACGTAAGTCGGATCTCTGTGAATCCGTAGATAGAGATGATGAGGAATCTGTAGTGAAGCTGGAAGAGGATGATGATGTTGAGATTgtggagcaggaagtggatttGAATCCCAGAAGCAGCACAGTGGGTCACCATGAACGGCTCCAACGATGTGCTGAAGCAGCACCAGAACAAGAGACCCAGCACTGGGTGTCTGTTTTAGTGGGAGACAGCGACACGGAGGATGATTCTGACTGCTTCTTCGAACCAAACCATCTTTCACACAATCTGGACTCAGAAATTTTACTTATTCAAAACTCTCTGGACATCTTCGATAACTCGGCGGAGGCTGCTCATTCTGATCGGCTTGCAAGGGACAGCAGGACGCTTCAAGGTGCTTCAAGTAAATCCAGCGCTCCCCTGActttcagccaatcacagccaaGTCAGCAAACATCACACCatgcagaaagagaaacagcTGTTGGgttctttttagaaaaacaatggCGAACTAAAAACGCGTCAGCTTTCAACCCCGACAGGAGTCCGTTTGCTTTAAATGAGCCGGAGTTGCACAAAGCTGCAGCGAGTCGACGCATCAAGGAGAAATGGTACATCTGCCCTTTCTGTGGTAAAAGCTTCGACCGCGTCAGCCATCTGCAGATCCACCAGCGAATTCACACCGGGGAGAAACCGTACACTTGTGAAATGTGTGGCAAGAGTTTTTCCCAGAGGAGTAACCTGCGCACTCATCAACGAACTCACAAGGAGGCcctttcttaa